A window of Bacteroidota bacterium genomic DNA:
CAACAGCAAGCGTTAGCCGGCTTACGTTGACCAATTTCCCTGCTTCGTTGTGTATTTCGATATGCCACACCTGCGTAGTGCGACCAATGTGGAACGGACTGGCAGTGCCCGTTACAATCCCCTCAGAAGCTGGACGTAAGTGGTTGGAATTGATACTGAGCCCAACGCAGTATCCTGCATCTTCGGGAATACAGAAATTGCCGGCAACGCTGCCAAGTGTTTCAGCAAGCACCACAGAAGCTCCGCCGTGTAAAATGCCGAACGGCTGTTTGGTGCGATGATCGACGGGCATGGTCCCGCGCAAGAAATCTGGCCCCACTTCCGTAATTTCTATCCCAACATGTGCCGGCATGGATTTATCTTCATACGATTGCAGCATCTCCAGGGTAATGGGTCGCTTCCAGATCGTTTTCTGTTCTGTATCCAACATCAATTGATTGATTTGATTCCTCTTTTATGTAGCCAGTCTTTTACAGCGAGTCCTGTACCAAAGGGCCAGGGCTCCAGTTTCTCTGGTTGAATGCGCTTTATATCTGCAAGCTCATCACCAAGTTCAATTTCTCCGTGCGCTGCAACGTGGTATGCAACAATTAGCTGGTTGCGTTTCTGGAAATCGTATACCCCAACGAGCTCACGTATTTCACCCGTCAGTCCAAGCTCCTCTTCAACTTCTCTTAAGATGCCGGCTTCTGGCGATTCCTGCTTCTCCAGAAAACC
This region includes:
- a CDS encoding NUDIX domain-containing protein, which produces MTKQYRFCPYCGQPISTTKINGYYRCSDALCSFVHYDNPLPVVAAIVEHEGDIILGRNAAWPASWYGLITGFLEKQESPEAGILREVEEELGLTGEIRELVGVYDFQKRNQLIVAYHVAAHGEIELGDELADIKRIQPEKLEPWPFGTGLAVKDWLHKRGIKSIN
- a CDS encoding hotdog fold thioesterase — its product is MLQSYEDKSMPAHVGIEITEVGPDFLRGTMPVDHRTKQPFGILHGGASVVLAETLGSVAGNFCIPEDAGYCVGLSINSNHLRPASEGIVTGTASPFHIGRTTQVWHIEIHNEAGKLVNVSRLTLAVVKR